The nucleotide sequence ACATCAACGGCGACGCCTCGTGGGACTCGGGTGAACGTTGTTGTTCCAGCACCGTCGTGTCGGGGCAACCACTGCCTAACCGGCTGCTCGGTTCGCGGTCTCACTGAGGAACAGGGACCAACTCGGGCCTTGAAAGGTCAGCATCGGGCCGATGGACTTAGAGTCCCGTACGCGGGTCGCGTGTATGGCTGTGGCCACCTCGACGCAGTCTCCGCCGTCGGACCCGCTGTAGCTGCTCTTGATCCACACGTCGGTACCCGAACTCCCCGCGGCCGACTGGTGAGTCATAGCTCTCCCTCAATGCGCTCGACGAACTTCGCAGACTCGAAGGCGTTCAGAGCCTGCGTCCGCAGCTTGCCATAACGCATCGCCAATGTGCTGACCTTCTTCGGGTCGCTCACGAGCTGACCGATGCCTTGCGACTCGATGTAGGCCACCCGTCGGTGTTCGCGCGTCTCCAGCAGGATCATCGGCCCGCTCACGCCCACGTGGGCCCCATAGGAGAGCGGCATGATCTGGATGTCCACGTTCGGCAACGTCATCTGCTTGCGCAAGTGGGCCAACTGGGCCTTGAGGACGTCGCGTCCGCCGATGGGGCAGCGCAGAACCGACTCCCCGATGATGAATGACACATCGACTGTGGGCGTCCGCGTGAGCATGAGTTGCCGCTGCATGCGTGCTTCGAGAAGCTGCTCGGTCTCGTCGTCTGTGAGAGGTGGGCAGCGCACACCGAAGACGGCGCGGGTGTAGTCCTCGATTTGCAGGAGGCCGGGGATCAAGTCATTGCCGAACCAGCAGTAGGTTGTGGCATCTCCTTCGATCATCGCGACGTCCTGGAAGAACGCAGGCAAGCGCGCGAGGTCCACGTCCTCCTGCATTGCGTCCAAGACCCCACCCGCGTCCAGGACTTCCTCCGCCGCCTTCGTGAACGCGGGCTTCGCCGCCCGGCGGCCCTGCTCGATCGAGGCGACCTGCTCCACCGAGTACCCCACCGCGTCCGCCAACTGCTGTTGCGTCAGCCCGGCCTTATCGCGCAGGAGTTTCACCACCCGCCCGTATGCCTTCCAGACCCCGGGGCGGTCGTCGTCGCCTCCCCGCTCGCGCTTCTGCTGTCGAACCATCCCGCCGCTCCCCACGTTTGTCCGAAACTCGCCGCACCCCACCACGCCCGTACGCGGCAGCGCTCGACCCGTACAGCCTGGTCACGTCAACCAACCTGTCCTGTTCACGCTATCTGCGTGACGGCACGGTTACCGCATGAATTCGGAAACTCGCGCGAAGTCCGACTCGGCATCGCAAAAGCCCCACCCCGTACGCACGTTCGCGGTCTCCTTCGGGTCCACCCGGTTCGGTGCCCGCGTGGCCCGGCTCCGCTGCGTCGATCAGCTCGACGACTGGGGCTTCCCCCGCGACCACCCCACCTCCGAGGCCGCCGCCCTCGTCGTCGCCGAACTCGCCGGCAACGCCGTCCGCCACGCCCGCACCACCCACGCCCGGGACTTCCGCGTGCGCCTGACGCTCACGCCGCACTTCACCAACCCCTCGGCCCGCGGCGTCCTCCGTATCGAGGTCACCGACCACGCCGGTGACCGTCCTGTCCCGCCGCACCCCGCGTTCGTCAACCCGGACGTCACGCACGGCCGCGGCCTCCTCCTCGTCTCGGCCGCCGCCGCGCGCTGGGGGAGTGCCGTCCACGGCGGCGACGCCAAGACGGTGTGGGCCGAACTCGACATCGAGGAGTGCGGCTGCCAAGGCCCTGGACACGTATGCTCTGAAGCATGTACGTTTTACTGTGACTCCAGCACAGTAAAGGAGCGATCGTGTCTCACTGCATACTCGTGGATGACGAGGTCTACACCGCGTTGACCTCCCGGGCGGCGGCACAAGGCATCTCCCTGCAGACGCTGCTGTGGCACATGGTCTGGCCAGCCGACAGCCTGAAGCCCGTCAAAGGCAGGCCCGGTTGCCTCGGCGAGTGGATCGCCGACGGCCGGCTGCGTCCCGGTCAGCGCATCTACTTGCGCGGTCGTGCGGGCATCATCCTCGCGGACGGCAACCTCTGGGTTCCCGGTCTCGGCCGCTTCGGCTCGCTGTCCGCTGCGGCTGACGAGATCCTCGGGTACCACTGCCGGGGGCCCGCCCACTGGCACACCGCGGACGGGAAGCCGCTGATGGACTTGTGAGCGCGTTCCCGTGGCAGCGCTCGCGACAGAATGCGTCGCGGGCGCTACGCTACCCTGTCTCCAGTAAAAGCGAAAGTGAAAGCGAAACGATCGTACGGGGAGTCAGGGGAGTCACGAGTGAGCCGTACCATCCGGGTCGACGACGACGTCTTCGCG is from Yinghuangia sp. ASG 101 and encodes:
- a CDS encoding DUF397 domain-containing protein, which gives rise to MTHQSAAGSSGTDVWIKSSYSGSDGGDCVEVATAIHATRVRDSKSIGPMLTFQGPSWSLFLSETANRAAG
- a CDS encoding helix-turn-helix domain-containing protein, whose translation is MVRQQKRERGGDDDRPGVWKAYGRVVKLLRDKAGLTQQQLADAVGYSVEQVASIEQGRRAAKPAFTKAAEEVLDAGGVLDAMQEDVDLARLPAFFQDVAMIEGDATTYCWFGNDLIPGLLQIEDYTRAVFGVRCPPLTDDETEQLLEARMQRQLMLTRTPTVDVSFIIGESVLRCPIGGRDVLKAQLAHLRKQMTLPNVDIQIMPLSYGAHVGVSGPMILLETREHRRVAYIESQGIGQLVSDPKKVSTLAMRYGKLRTQALNAFESAKFVERIEGEL
- a CDS encoding ATP-binding protein — protein: MNSETRAKSDSASQKPHPVRTFAVSFGSTRFGARVARLRCVDQLDDWGFPRDHPTSEAAALVVAELAGNAVRHARTTHARDFRVRLTLTPHFTNPSARGVLRIEVTDHAGDRPVPPHPAFVNPDVTHGRGLLLVSAAAARWGSAVHGGDAKTVWAELDIEECGCQGPGHVCSEACTFYCDSSTVKERSCLTAYSWMTRSTPR
- a CDS encoding DUF4357 domain-containing protein codes for the protein MSHCILVDDEVYTALTSRAAAQGISLQTLLWHMVWPADSLKPVKGRPGCLGEWIADGRLRPGQRIYLRGRAGIILADGNLWVPGLGRFGSLSAAADEILGYHCRGPAHWHTADGKPLMDL